The proteins below come from a single Candidatus Bathyarchaeota archaeon genomic window:
- a CDS encoding winged helix-turn-helix transcriptional regulator, which yields MTKHQPSFLVNKSEFTKFQILFEVMRNQPHIKQKDISDKLGITTQAMSIYFKKLIKTGLLEAGSERADYHLTPKGVATIKDVISKLDVYVKTIKSDLKVEHAWIALATCTVKAGEQVGLISKEGIFYTVPPSNPDVEAIGTAISDAESGEDLGLKNLNGQVKLRQGRILIVKLPSIRKGGSKAADIEKIRAYYEEFKPDRVGVMGAVARVVAGKLGVRVDFEFGISHSSAVAAYRGLDVLVLVVGRMVNRVIGEVDSLNMRFGGNIIYEVKDAQLV from the coding sequence TTGACAAAACACCAACCAAGTTTCCTTGTAAACAAAAGCGAATTCACCAAATTCCAAATCCTATTCGAAGTCATGCGCAACCAACCCCACATCAAACAAAAAGACATCAGCGACAAACTCGGCATAACCACCCAAGCAATGTCCATCTACTTCAAAAAACTAATCAAAACCGGCCTCCTAGAAGCCGGCAGCGAACGAGCCGACTACCACCTAACCCCCAAAGGCGTAGCCACAATCAAAGATGTCATATCAAAACTGGACGTCTACGTGAAAACAATAAAATCAGACCTCAAAGTCGAACACGCCTGGATAGCCCTAGCCACATGCACCGTGAAAGCCGGCGAACAAGTCGGCTTAATCTCCAAAGAAGGCATATTCTACACGGTGCCCCCAAGCAACCCTGACGTGGAAGCAATCGGAACCGCCATCTCCGATGCTGAGTCCGGCGAAGATTTAGGCTTAAAAAATCTCAATGGGCAGGTTAAGCTTAGGCAGGGCAGGATCCTTATCGTGAAGTTGCCCAGTATCCGCAAGGGCGGCTCAAAAGCGGCGGACATAGAAAAGATCCGGGCGTATTATGAGGAGTTTAAGCCGGATCGCGTGGGTGTTATGGGGGCTGTGGCGCGGGTGGTTGCCGGTAAGCTTGGGGTAAGGGTGGATTTTGAGTTCGGTATTAGTCATTCGTCTGCGGTTGCTGCTTATAGGGGGCTCGATGTTTTGGTGTTGGTTGTTGGGCGGATGGTTAATCGGGTGATTGGGGAGGTTGATTCTTTGAATATGCGTTTTGGCGGGAACATTATTTATGAAGTGAAGGATGCTCAGTTGGTTTAG
- a CDS encoding ABC transporter substrate-binding protein: MKKTTMAIAAFIIGIVLIASTYGAYTLNSQQPPTPNTSPTPNDTTSPTSPASPTGTPSATTSTPTKTSTKTSTSSSQTSSSSSTPTPTPAPTSVTVTDGDNNTMTISLPVKKIAALDGGIAEILCAMGVQNLIVARTDSCTMPPSILNVTSYGENDYAPSVEGLISLHPDVIFASSMLPYNPTSYQQLLAAGIPVYIVDTTTPEPLNPSLLTKAELYALPTAIDFTCQLMQKFVPIVGHQDNVDAYVTWAQSYNKIVKDRIYTLASSQQVKTYLEWYGYGRTFVTQSVYQAGGTNIAENQTNFSPVLSSEFIVEQNPSAIIVLIASSTHNINDFIAAKNDVTSRPALKNIDAVKYDRVYVCDFYARSGVRSIIGYLYWAKWLQPSLFSDINPGAVNQELNQKFFGTAIPGTFAYP, translated from the coding sequence TTGAAGAAAACCACAATGGCAATCGCAGCATTCATCATCGGAATCGTCCTAATCGCATCAACCTATGGCGCCTACACCCTCAACAGCCAACAACCCCCCACACCCAACACCTCACCCACACCAAACGACACAACTTCCCCCACAAGCCCCGCCTCCCCCACCGGCACCCCCAGCGCAACCACAAGCACCCCCACCAAAACAAGTACAAAAACTTCAACTTCAAGCTCCCAAACAAGTTCCAGTTCCAGTACCCCAACGCCTACTCCCGCCCCAACCAGCGTCACCGTAACAGACGGCGACAACAACACCATGACAATATCGCTTCCAGTCAAAAAAATCGCTGCTCTCGACGGCGGAATCGCGGAGATTTTGTGCGCTATGGGCGTGCAGAACCTGATTGTTGCCCGCACGGATAGCTGTACGATGCCGCCTTCGATTCTAAACGTTACTTCGTATGGCGAAAACGATTATGCTCCAAGCGTTGAGGGCCTCATCTCCCTTCACCCGGATGTGATCTTTGCAAGTTCAATGTTGCCCTATAACCCTACGTCTTACCAGCAACTCTTAGCGGCGGGTATACCTGTCTACATCGTTGACACAACCACTCCTGAACCGCTGAATCCTTCTCTGTTGACTAAAGCTGAACTCTACGCTTTGCCTACCGCAATAGACTTCACCTGTCAATTAATGCAGAAGTTCGTTCCCATAGTGGGGCATCAAGATAACGTAGATGCATACGTTACCTGGGCACAGAGCTACAACAAAATCGTCAAAGACCGCATCTACACCTTAGCATCAAGCCAACAAGTCAAAACCTACCTGGAATGGTACGGCTACGGCAGAACCTTCGTTACACAAAGCGTCTACCAAGCAGGCGGAACCAACATCGCCGAGAACCAAACCAACTTCTCGCCTGTCCTAAGCAGCGAATTCATCGTTGAACAGAACCCCTCCGCCATAATCGTGCTCATCGCCAGCAGCACCCACAACATAAACGACTTCATAGCAGCCAAAAACGATGTAACCTCTCGTCCGGCGCTCAAAAACATCGATGCAGTCAAGTACGATAGAGTTTACGTCTGTGACTTCTATGCCCGAAGCGGCGTCCGCAGCATCATAGGCTATCTCTACTGGGCAAAATGGCTTCAGCCAAGCCTCTTCTCTGACATAAACCCCGGCGCAGTGAATCAGGAGCTTAATCAAAAGTTCTTCGGAACAGCCATTCCAGGGACGTTTGCGTATCCATGA
- a CDS encoding iron ABC transporter permease has protein sequence MTTKAELKQLYHKGKKRKLLAIFSVFLAAIATVVVSISFGAGSPRLPEAIQVIFSHSLPFLNIDPGSALAQTIIWDIRFPRIVLALVAGAGLAAAGVTMQGILRNPLVSSYVLGISSAAGFGAALAIVFGIGVVSYVGGYLVIGNAFVFCLIAMLIVYSIARLRGMSSETVILAGVAVGFLFSALLSLIQYISPEDKAVSAIVFWLLGGLYSATWEKILICLPIVGVAVLLMMMQSWNINIMSMGEDVATSLGVNSRRVLTINMLLETVATASIIAFTGVIGFVDLIAPHIARMLLGSDHRYLIPCSVGVGAFMLLASDTVARLIIMPTELPVGIITSLLGVPFFIYLLVSKRRRSFR, from the coding sequence ATGACCACTAAAGCTGAACTCAAACAGCTCTACCATAAAGGTAAGAAGCGTAAGCTTCTTGCAATTTTCTCCGTTTTTTTAGCAGCAATAGCTACCGTTGTGGTTTCCATCAGCTTTGGAGCAGGCTCCCCTCGGCTGCCGGAAGCAATCCAAGTCATTTTTTCGCATTCCCTGCCTTTCCTTAACATCGACCCTGGCTCCGCGCTGGCACAAACCATAATCTGGGACATAAGGTTCCCCCGCATCGTTTTAGCCTTGGTGGCAGGTGCAGGACTCGCCGCCGCAGGCGTCACCATGCAGGGTATTCTGCGTAACCCGCTTGTTTCCTCTTATGTGCTGGGGATTTCTTCTGCCGCTGGGTTTGGCGCGGCGTTAGCTATCGTCTTCGGAATCGGCGTTGTATCCTACGTTGGCGGCTACCTAGTAATCGGTAACGCTTTTGTGTTCTGTTTAATCGCGATGTTAATCGTTTATTCGATTGCTCGACTGCGCGGCATGTCGAGTGAAACGGTGATTTTAGCCGGCGTCGCAGTTGGTTTTCTATTCTCTGCGCTTCTATCCCTTATCCAGTACATTTCCCCCGAGGACAAGGCGGTGAGCGCGATTGTTTTCTGGCTCTTGGGAGGGCTCTATTCGGCGACGTGGGAAAAAATCCTGATTTGCCTACCCATCGTCGGTGTAGCGGTGCTGTTGATGATGATGCAGTCCTGGAACATTAACATCATGAGCATGGGCGAAGACGTTGCTACAAGCCTCGGCGTCAACTCAAGGCGGGTTTTAACCATAAATATGCTGCTGGAGACGGTGGCCACCGCAAGCATAATTGCCTTCACGGGCGTAATCGGGTTTGTTGACTTGATTGCCCCCCATATAGCCCGTATGCTTTTAGGCAGTGACCACCGTTACCTTATTCCCTGCAGCGTCGGGGTGGGTGCTTTTATGCTGCTGGCTTCGGATACTGTTGCGCGTTTAATCATTATGCCTACTGAGTTGCCTGTGGGGATTATTACTTCGCTTTTGGGTGTGCCGTTTTTTATTTATTTGTTGGTGAGTAAGCGTCGGCGGAGTTTTAGGTGA
- a CDS encoding putative cobaltochelatase produces MHNKTVYPFTAIVGQEKMKTALILNVINPKIGGVLLRGEKGTGKSLTVRALAQLLPQADVVADCVFHCDPTRPKDMCDACSDKAAQGEKLPTAKRPVSVVELPVGATEDRLVGTIDIEKAIKTGQKRFEPGILAQANRNILYIDEVNLLDDHLVDVLLDAAAMGVNFVEREGISFHHPAQFVLVGTMNPEEGELRPQLLDRFALSVEIKGIPYREARAEIVRRRIAFENDPQGFNDAQSSSQEALRQKILSAAQLLPKVQLGEEMLDLITQICVDFAVDGHRADITMYKTACTLAAFKGRTMVAEEDITEAAELVLPHRHRRQPFEEPKLEEQQIQESLQKWNQNKQQPQQQTSPQNPPPQDSQNDSPPETSEQEDSGREQIFEADAPYAVKALSTPVLDEFERSGSGRRSKSLTSKKSGRYVASAVPKGKVADLAFDATFRAAAPFQLQRKREFGECGGLLIERSDLREKVRECKVGNLIMFVVDASGSMAAEERMTATKGAVLSLLLDAYQRRDRVGMVVFRRDTAELVLPPTNSVELAQRFLTGLPTGGRTPMAHGLSLGLDAIQDYMRRDKEAIPLLALVSDGRSNVALNGGDPVAEAKMIAREIATRGVKALAIDTERGFLTFGLVKQICDEMNGRYLRLEELSASPIVSAVREGLHGNSEIKSMPCWR; encoded by the coding sequence ATGCACAACAAAACAGTCTACCCCTTCACCGCCATCGTCGGACAAGAAAAAATGAAAACAGCCCTCATCCTAAACGTCATCAACCCCAAAATCGGCGGAGTCCTCCTCCGCGGCGAAAAAGGCACAGGCAAATCCCTCACAGTCCGCGCTCTCGCTCAACTCCTGCCCCAAGCCGACGTGGTAGCCGACTGCGTCTTCCATTGTGATCCTACCCGCCCTAAAGATATGTGCGACGCATGCAGCGACAAAGCAGCCCAAGGAGAGAAACTCCCAACTGCAAAGCGTCCCGTATCCGTAGTCGAGCTACCCGTAGGCGCAACCGAAGACCGCCTAGTAGGAACCATAGACATCGAGAAAGCCATCAAAACAGGCCAAAAACGCTTCGAACCCGGCATCCTCGCCCAAGCCAACCGCAACATCCTCTACATAGACGAAGTGAACCTTCTCGACGACCACCTCGTCGATGTCCTGCTGGATGCGGCGGCGATGGGCGTGAATTTTGTGGAGCGCGAAGGCATCTCTTTCCATCACCCCGCCCAATTCGTTTTGGTGGGCACCATGAATCCCGAGGAAGGTGAATTGCGTCCCCAACTGCTCGATCGCTTCGCACTATCCGTGGAGATAAAAGGCATCCCCTATCGGGAAGCACGCGCGGAGATCGTGCGGCGCCGCATCGCTTTTGAAAACGACCCCCAAGGCTTCAATGATGCCCAAAGCAGCAGCCAAGAGGCGCTTCGCCAAAAAATCCTCTCCGCCGCTCAACTGCTGCCCAAGGTGCAGCTTGGCGAGGAAATGCTTGATTTAATCACTCAAATCTGCGTAGACTTCGCCGTAGACGGCCACCGCGCAGACATAACCATGTACAAAACCGCCTGTACCCTTGCGGCGTTCAAGGGCAGAACAATGGTGGCGGAAGAAGACATCACCGAAGCCGCCGAGTTGGTGCTGCCTCATCGCCACCGCCGCCAGCCCTTCGAAGAACCCAAACTTGAAGAGCAACAAATCCAGGAAAGCCTCCAAAAGTGGAATCAGAATAAACAACAACCGCAACAACAAACCTCTCCCCAGAATCCCCCTCCCCAAGATAGCCAAAACGATTCGCCCCCTGAGACTTCTGAGCAGGAGGATTCTGGGCGAGAGCAAATTTTTGAGGCAGACGCACCCTACGCGGTTAAGGCGCTTTCTACGCCTGTTCTGGATGAGTTTGAGCGTAGCGGCAGCGGCAGGCGCTCGAAGAGTTTAACCAGCAAAAAGAGCGGCAGATACGTTGCCAGCGCAGTCCCCAAGGGAAAAGTGGCTGATTTGGCGTTTGACGCGACTTTCCGCGCTGCAGCGCCGTTTCAGCTCCAGCGTAAACGTGAATTCGGCGAATGCGGAGGCTTATTGATTGAGCGGTCTGATTTACGCGAAAAAGTCCGCGAATGCAAAGTCGGCAATCTGATAATGTTTGTTGTTGACGCCAGTGGCTCCATGGCTGCGGAGGAGCGGATGACTGCCACTAAGGGCGCGGTGCTGTCTTTGCTGCTTGATGCGTATCAGCGCCGGGACCGAGTGGGCATGGTGGTTTTCCGTAGGGATACCGCCGAGCTTGTGCTGCCCCCAACCAACAGCGTTGAGTTAGCGCAGAGGTTTCTGACGGGGTTGCCAACGGGCGGACGCACCCCGATGGCCCACGGCTTATCACTGGGGCTTGACGCTATCCAAGATTACATGCGCCGAGACAAAGAAGCCATCCCCCTGTTAGCGTTGGTTTCTGACGGCCGCTCCAACGTCGCCCTCAACGGCGGCGACCCCGTGGCTGAGGCAAAGATGATTGCCCGCGAAATCGCCACCCGCGGCGTAAAAGCCCTTGCCATCGACACCGAACGCGGCTTCCTCACTTTTGGGCTGGTGAAGCAGATATGTGATGAAATGAACGGTCGCTATCTGCGTCTTGAGGAACTCAGCGCGTCCCCTATAGTGTCGGCTGTCCGCGAGGGTTTGCATGGTAATTCAGAAATTAAAAGCATGCCTTGCTGGAGGTGA
- a CDS encoding ABC transporter substrate-binding protein — protein sequence MKKITIAILAVVLIVIIAGSTYGVYTLNQGASDNATPEGNVLTIVDPNGDTVKISQPVKTVVCLDAVATEIVCALGCQSRIIGIDTSSDFPPSITAVPNVGESYSPSVEKILEMQPDLVLGGAPINYFNNQTSKQIEDAGIPVFICEAINPSLDSTESMVDETCALVTQLGQILQVEDNATRLVDYMQGYENLVDERLANLADSEKPTVYYEWYTDWQTSLVPSIPQAGGINIAENATEYAPILSPEFVTQANPDVIIRMISSTKYELADFTAQQNQLTGRTALKATSAVKEGHVYICDYAITGGIEMVVGYVQWAKWLHPDLFSDVNPTAIHQELLAEFFPGVTLQGVYAYP from the coding sequence GTGAAGAAAATCACAATCGCTATCCTTGCAGTCGTGCTTATCGTTATTATCGCCGGTTCAACCTATGGCGTCTACACCCTTAACCAGGGCGCATCCGACAACGCTACCCCCGAAGGCAACGTGCTTACCATTGTAGACCCCAACGGGGACACCGTAAAAATCTCTCAGCCAGTGAAAACCGTTGTTTGCCTTGATGCAGTCGCAACCGAAATTGTCTGTGCCCTAGGATGCCAAAGCCGCATCATCGGGATAGATACAAGCTCAGATTTTCCCCCCTCCATCACCGCTGTGCCTAACGTAGGCGAATCTTACAGTCCAAGCGTCGAGAAGATACTTGAGATGCAGCCAGATTTGGTTCTTGGCGGCGCACCGATAAACTACTTCAACAACCAGACCTCAAAGCAGATTGAAGACGCCGGCATCCCCGTCTTTATCTGCGAAGCCATCAACCCCTCTTTGGATTCAACTGAATCCATGGTGGATGAAACCTGCGCGTTGGTGACGCAGCTAGGGCAAATCTTGCAGGTGGAAGATAACGCAACCCGCCTTGTTGATTACATGCAGGGCTACGAAAACCTCGTCGATGAGCGGCTAGCAAACCTTGCCGACAGCGAGAAACCCACGGTCTATTACGAATGGTACACTGACTGGCAAACCTCCCTTGTCCCCTCTATACCCCAAGCAGGCGGAATCAACATCGCTGAAAACGCAACCGAATACGCTCCTATCCTAAGCCCCGAATTTGTGACTCAAGCTAACCCCGACGTAATCATCCGCATGATAAGCAGCACAAAATATGAACTCGCAGATTTCACTGCTCAGCAGAACCAGCTTACCGGTCGAACCGCGCTTAAAGCCACCAGCGCCGTCAAAGAGGGCCACGTCTACATCTGTGACTACGCCATCACCGGCGGCATCGAAATGGTGGTTGGCTACGTTCAGTGGGCTAAGTGGCTGCATCCCGACCTGTTCAGCGACGTAAACCCCACAGCCATCCATCAGGAGCTGCTCGCTGAGTTCTTCCCAGGCGTCACCCTGCAAGGAGTCTACGCTTACCCATGA
- a CDS encoding iron ABC transporter permease — translation MTSALELKRLYNKGKRRKTLVIFSLFAALLLTMVFSISLGAASPGFVEALQVIFGKLFPFLDLKPLPQVTQIIVFDLRLPRIIMAILAGAGLAAAGATMQGTLRNPLVSSYVLGISSAAGFGAALAIVFGVGVLSVFGGYLVILNAFFFSVIAMSIVYAIARLRGLTSETVILVGVAIGFLFSAMLSLIQYIAPEYQAVNAVVFWLMGSLSSASWENIMIVLPIVLFTIVMMTQQSWNINVLSMGEDVATSLGVNSKRVLSTNMVLETLATAAIIAFTGVIGFVDLIAPHMARMLIGNDHRFLIPCSALVGGFLLLCSDTLARLVMAPTELPVGIVTSMLGVPFFIYIMINRKRRSFR, via the coding sequence ATGACCTCAGCCCTCGAGCTTAAGCGGCTCTACAACAAGGGCAAGAGACGAAAAACTCTTGTCATCTTCTCCCTTTTTGCAGCATTGCTTCTAACTATGGTGTTTTCTATTAGTTTGGGGGCTGCTTCACCGGGTTTTGTTGAAGCGCTCCAAGTTATCTTCGGCAAACTTTTCCCATTCCTTGACCTTAAACCTCTTCCCCAAGTAACCCAAATCATCGTATTCGATCTGCGTCTGCCCCGCATTATCATGGCGATTTTGGCGGGTGCAGGTTTAGCGGCGGCGGGAGCCACCATGCAGGGCACTCTACGCAACCCCTTGGTGTCCTCCTATGTGCTGGGCATATCCTCGGCTGCTGGCTTTGGCGCTGCCTTGGCTATAGTGTTCGGCGTAGGTGTACTCTCGGTGTTCGGTGGGTACCTTGTGATACTTAACGCCTTCTTCTTCAGTGTAATCGCGATGTCGATTGTATATGCGATCGCTCGCCTACGTGGATTAACTTCGGAAACCGTGATATTGGTCGGCGTCGCCATCGGATTCCTCTTCTCCGCTATGCTGTCGCTGATTCAGTACATTGCCCCCGAGTATCAGGCGGTGAACGCTGTGGTTTTCTGGCTGATGGGCAGTCTCTCATCGGCAAGCTGGGAAAACATAATGATCGTTTTGCCCATAGTCCTGTTTACTATTGTTATGATGACTCAGCAGTCCTGGAACATCAACGTGCTCAGCATGGGCGAGGACGTCGCCACCAGTCTCGGCGTCAACTCCAAGCGTGTGCTATCAACCAACATGGTGCTCGAGACGCTGGCGACCGCCGCCATCATCGCATTCACCGGCGTCATCGGCTTTGTGGATTTGATTGCCCCCCATATGGCGCGGATGCTCATCGGCAACGACCACCGTTTCCTAATACCCTGCAGCGCCCTCGTCGGCGGCTTTCTGCTTCTGTGCTCAGATACGCTGGCGCGGCTGGTGATGGCACCAACCGAGTTACCCGTAGGCATCGTCACCTCGATGCTAGGTGTTCCATTCTTCATTTACATCATGATAAACCGAAAGAGGCGAAGTTTTAGATGA
- a CDS encoding ABC transporter ATP-binding protein, producing MKLSINKLSFSYAGYEVLKEIELELGLGEMLSIVGPNGSGKSTLLKCINRILKTKHNTVLIDDKDTSTLTLKELAKVMGYVPQNSTSTFPFTVFDVVLMGRKPYIHWNIGEKDNEIVAEMLDFLGIGHLAMRHFDELSGGEQQKVIIARALAQQPQLMLLDEPTSSLDIKHQLEILCMLRGLARSGERSVVVSMHDLNMASNFSDRMVMIKKGSIFAVGTPKEVITEKNIEAVYGIKANVALSAHGKPQITPIVAEESYSFYPKLTQMVEAKHP from the coding sequence ATGAAACTAAGCATAAACAAACTATCCTTCAGCTACGCGGGATACGAGGTCCTTAAAGAAATTGAGTTAGAGCTAGGATTAGGCGAGATGCTGAGCATCGTGGGCCCCAACGGCTCAGGCAAAAGCACCCTGCTCAAATGCATAAACCGCATCCTTAAAACCAAACATAACACCGTGCTAATCGACGACAAAGACACCAGCACCTTAACCCTCAAGGAACTCGCCAAAGTCATGGGGTATGTTCCCCAGAACTCAACCAGCACCTTCCCCTTCACCGTCTTTGACGTTGTGCTTATGGGCCGTAAACCCTACATACACTGGAACATCGGTGAAAAAGACAACGAAATCGTCGCGGAGATGCTGGATTTCTTGGGCATCGGCCACTTGGCTATGCGGCACTTCGATGAGCTCAGCGGCGGCGAACAGCAGAAAGTCATCATTGCCCGGGCGTTGGCGCAGCAGCCGCAGCTTATGCTGCTTGATGAACCCACCAGTTCACTGGACATTAAGCATCAGCTTGAGATCCTCTGTATGCTTCGGGGGTTGGCTCGTAGCGGGGAACGCTCGGTGGTGGTGTCGATGCATGACCTTAACATGGCCAGCAACTTCAGCGACCGCATGGTTATGATTAAGAAGGGCAGCATATTCGCGGTGGGCACCCCTAAAGAGGTAATCACCGAAAAGAACATCGAGGCGGTCTACGGCATCAAAGCAAACGTAGCCCTCTCTGCGCATGGCAAACCCCAAATCACACCCATAGTAGCGGAGGAAAGCTACAGTTTCTATCCTAAACTAACCCAGATGGTCGAGGCAAAGCATCCATGA